One genomic region from Flagellimonas oceani encodes:
- a CDS encoding amino acid carrier protein, with amino-acid sequence MKYFLFLLSFCALTTGFSQDLTVVGKTYNVSNNINDGAIELEVDGGVEPYTYKWSNQETPLTSKSAKGLVEGIPYSVTVTDAAGNSITKEFKVETESITEVFNGTMTPAVSALGSVLFWDPFAAIGIYDPVAYADVKLIGIPDWSNETQDRFVLKEWLKGDKASVAKGEDIAVITSDKRGDFTVKAAVKGKLLHKVKEGNVIYNSENQEHVIEQGAHYFAEVEYDEPIAMTHPNGDSIIKGIPFIVIWLVLGALFFTIRMGFINIRGFRHSIDLAKGKYDDPDAPGQVTHFQALATAVSGTVGLGNIAGVAVAVSLGGAGATFWMIVCGLLGMSSKFVECTLGVKYRDILPDGRVFGGPMNYLRYGLEKRNLKGFGKVLAGVFALLAVGASFGGGNMFQANQSFEQLAGQFPVLAGNGFWFGVVTAILVGVVIIGGISSIAKVTGKIVPIMASVYIVAALAVIIMNIQNIGPAFSAIFEGALNPSALKGGIIGVLVVGFQRAAFSNEAGVGSAAIAHSAAKTNHPPSEGFVALLEPFIDTVVVCTLTALVLIFTGMHEVEGMAGAQLTSDAFGSQISWFPYVLALAVFLFAFSTMISWSYYGMRAWTYLFGKSKRSEMIYKMLFLVFVVVGASVSLGAVLDFSDMMILAMSFPNIIGLYIMSGEVRKDLDGYLSKLKAGQLFKKLKSQ; translated from the coding sequence ATGAAGTATTTTCTTTTTCTATTGTCTTTTTGTGCATTGACCACAGGTTTTTCACAGGATTTGACTGTAGTGGGCAAAACCTACAATGTTTCCAATAACATAAACGACGGTGCCATAGAGCTTGAAGTAGATGGAGGTGTTGAGCCCTACACATACAAGTGGAGCAACCAAGAAACGCCGCTTACCTCCAAATCGGCAAAAGGTTTGGTGGAAGGTATACCATATAGTGTTACGGTGACCGATGCCGCAGGTAATTCCATTACCAAAGAGTTTAAGGTAGAGACAGAATCGATAACAGAAGTTTTCAATGGAACCATGACCCCGGCAGTAAGTGCTTTGGGGTCTGTTCTTTTTTGGGACCCTTTTGCGGCCATCGGAATATATGATCCGGTAGCCTATGCCGATGTAAAATTGATCGGTATTCCCGATTGGAGCAACGAGACCCAGGACAGGTTTGTCCTAAAGGAATGGCTCAAGGGCGATAAGGCAAGCGTTGCCAAAGGCGAGGATATCGCCGTTATTACCAGTGATAAACGTGGAGACTTTACTGTAAAAGCTGCTGTAAAAGGTAAATTACTGCATAAGGTTAAAGAGGGAAATGTAATTTATAACTCCGAAAACCAAGAACACGTAATTGAACAAGGAGCTCATTATTTTGCAGAGGTCGAGTACGATGAGCCCATTGCAATGACGCATCCGAATGGCGACTCCATTATCAAGGGTATTCCATTTATTGTGATCTGGTTGGTACTGGGGGCATTGTTCTTCACGATCAGAATGGGATTCATCAATATCCGTGGCTTTAGACATTCCATTGATTTGGCCAAAGGAAAGTACGATGATCCAGATGCACCCGGGCAGGTGACGCATTTTCAGGCATTGGCCACTGCAGTTTCCGGTACTGTTGGTCTTGGGAACATAGCGGGGGTTGCCGTGGCAGTATCTTTGGGAGGTGCCGGTGCGACTTTCTGGATGATTGTTTGCGGACTGCTGGGTATGTCCTCCAAATTTGTGGAGTGTACCCTTGGTGTAAAATATCGTGATATTCTTCCTGATGGACGTGTATTCGGAGGGCCTATGAATTACCTCCGCTACGGTCTCGAAAAAAGAAACCTGAAAGGGTTTGGTAAGGTGTTGGCAGGAGTTTTTGCGCTGCTTGCCGTAGGAGCTTCCTTCGGAGGTGGAAATATGTTCCAGGCCAATCAGTCCTTTGAGCAATTGGCAGGGCAGTTTCCTGTTTTGGCGGGCAACGGTTTTTGGTTTGGAGTGGTCACTGCTATATTGGTCGGTGTGGTTATCATCGGCGGAATTAGCAGTATAGCCAAAGTAACAGGTAAGATTGTACCTATAATGGCCTCGGTTTATATTGTTGCCGCCTTAGCGGTCATTATAATGAACATACAAAATATTGGTCCGGCATTTTCCGCCATTTTTGAAGGAGCATTAAATCCTTCAGCTTTAAAAGGTGGTATAATCGGTGTTTTGGTCGTAGGATTCCAGCGTGCCGCCTTCTCGAATGAGGCCGGTGTGGGGTCCGCAGCCATTGCGCACAGTGCGGCAAAGACCAACCATCCGCCGTCCGAAGGTTTTGTTGCCTTGCTGGAGCCATTTATCGATACCGTAGTCGTATGTACCCTTACCGCCTTGGTATTGATATTTACAGGAATGCACGAAGTGGAAGGAATGGCCGGGGCCCAGTTGACCTCCGATGCTTTCGGTAGTCAGATCTCATGGTTCCCGTACGTATTGGCGTTGGCAGTGTTCCTTTTTGCATTTTCGACCATGATTTCCTGGTCTTACTATGGAATGAGGGCTTGGACCTATCTTTTTGGAAAGAGCAAGCGTTCGGAAATGATCTATAAAATGCTCTTCTTGGTATTCGTGGTCGTTGGTGCTTCCGTAAGTTTGGGAGCTGTACTGGACTTTTCGGATATGATGATCTTGGCCATGTCCTTCCCGAACATCATTGGATTATATATCATGTCCGGTGAGGTACGTAAAGATCTGGATGGATACTTGTCAAAATTGAAAGCTGGCCAGCTCTTTAAAAAGTTGAAGAGCCAATAG
- a CDS encoding DUF2851 family protein: MREDLLYYIWRHNKLPTDGLCTGNGEPVLIRAPGTQNSLAGPDFFNAKIEIGGQLWAGNVEMHLKSSDWYVHHHEADENYNNVILHVVWEDDIAVFRKDGSQIPTLEVKRYVSDKLLEGYRTLMDGSRTNFINCEKDVKLVDAFLVENWLHRLYIERLEHKSKLIFELLQTSKNDWEAVLFMLLAKNFGSKVNGPYFLDRARQLDFSIVRKAVNEPLQLEALLFGHFGLLSVEECSDSHYVQLQKEYEYLVRKFGLDGPSSKPDFFGLRPMNFPTIRVSQLVNLYRENYNLFSKLMDLGTLEAVYKTFEISAGPYWEAHYTFGKTSKPRVKKLSKKFIDLVVINTLVPLKFCYAKHTGRDWNEELISLISELASEDNSIIKNFDSVGLKTQNALESQAKLELYTSYCTKNKCMQCAIGTQLLIRNT; the protein is encoded by the coding sequence ATGCGAGAAGACCTACTTTATTATATTTGGAGGCATAACAAGCTTCCGACAGATGGCCTGTGTACGGGGAATGGGGAGCCTGTTTTGATCAGGGCCCCGGGAACCCAAAACAGCTTGGCCGGACCGGATTTTTTCAATGCCAAAATTGAAATCGGCGGACAGCTTTGGGCCGGCAATGTGGAGATGCACCTCAAATCTTCCGATTGGTACGTGCACCACCACGAAGCGGATGAAAATTATAACAATGTCATCCTCCATGTAGTCTGGGAGGATGACATTGCCGTTTTTAGGAAGGATGGTTCCCAAATTCCCACCTTGGAAGTAAAACGCTACGTGTCCGACAAGTTGTTGGAGGGCTATCGAACCTTAATGGACGGTTCCCGCACAAACTTTATCAACTGCGAAAAGGATGTGAAACTCGTGGATGCCTTTTTGGTGGAGAACTGGTTGCACCGCTTGTACATTGAGCGGCTGGAACATAAGTCCAAATTGATCTTTGAGCTTTTACAAACTTCCAAAAATGATTGGGAGGCGGTATTGTTCATGCTATTGGCGAAAAATTTTGGTTCCAAGGTCAACGGCCCATACTTTTTGGACAGGGCGCGGCAATTGGATTTTTCAATTGTGAGGAAAGCGGTGAACGAGCCTTTGCAATTGGAAGCCTTGCTTTTTGGTCATTTTGGACTGTTGAGCGTGGAGGAATGTTCGGATTCCCATTATGTGCAGCTTCAAAAGGAATATGAGTATTTGGTACGTAAATTTGGTTTGGACGGACCCTCATCAAAACCTGATTTTTTTGGATTGCGCCCAATGAATTTCCCCACCATCCGAGTTTCCCAGTTGGTCAATTTATACAGGGAAAATTATAATCTTTTTTCAAAATTGATGGACTTGGGAACACTTGAGGCTGTGTACAAAACTTTTGAAATATCCGCAGGGCCATATTGGGAAGCACACTATACCTTTGGCAAGACCTCTAAACCACGCGTGAAGAAATTGTCCAAAAAGTTTATCGATTTGGTCGTCATAAATACGTTGGTGCCCTTAAAATTTTGTTATGCAAAGCATACGGGCAGGGATTGGAACGAAGAACTGATTTCGTTGATATCCGAATTGGCGAGCGAGGACAATTCCATCATCAAGAATTTTGACAGCGTAGGTTTAAAAACCCAAAATGCTTTGGAGAGCCAGGCCAAATTGGAACTGTACACGAGTTACTGCACCAAAAATAAATGCATGCAATGCGCCATCGGTACGCAATTATTGATTAGAAATACATAA
- a CDS encoding potassium channel family protein, with translation MIRLMRSKIVLALSLMVMVLLFGVVGYKMLSDFTWIEAIYMTIITVTTVGFSEVRPLDANAKIFTVFLIVTSVFIFGFAISVVTEYILGRNSLELLKKKRVKKQIDGLTNHVVVCGFGRNGMQAAEKLIAYKKPFVVIEKDKEIIERHEEEILFVEGDANEDEVLLQAGIDRAQYLITAVPDDSANLFIVLSARQLNKKLFIISRASQITSVKKLEFAGANKVIMPDKIGGDHMASLVVMPNLITFLDQLSIEGEHTTNLEEVSIEDFTNQMDCHSLRDLDLRRKTGCTIIGYIDPNGNYIINPEADLVLQPNSKVIVLGRPEQIRKLNQMFQIG, from the coding sequence ATGATTAGACTGATGCGCTCCAAAATAGTATTGGCCCTATCCTTAATGGTGATGGTGCTGCTGTTCGGGGTGGTCGGTTATAAAATGCTGTCCGACTTTACCTGGATAGAGGCCATTTACATGACCATTATCACCGTGACCACGGTCGGTTTTTCGGAGGTGAGGCCGTTGGATGCCAATGCAAAGATTTTTACCGTATTTTTAATTGTCACCAGTGTATTTATTTTTGGTTTTGCCATATCGGTGGTTACCGAATACATTTTGGGAAGAAACTCATTGGAACTGCTAAAAAAGAAAAGAGTGAAGAAACAGATAGACGGTCTTACAAACCATGTTGTGGTCTGTGGTTTTGGAAGGAACGGCATGCAGGCCGCCGAAAAATTGATAGCTTACAAAAAGCCATTTGTGGTTATCGAAAAGGATAAAGAGATCATAGAGAGGCATGAGGAAGAGATTTTGTTCGTGGAGGGAGATGCCAATGAGGACGAAGTATTGCTGCAGGCGGGAATAGACAGGGCGCAGTATTTGATCACTGCTGTCCCGGACGACTCGGCCAACTTGTTCATAGTGCTTTCCGCACGTCAGCTTAATAAAAAGTTGTTCATAATAAGTAGGGCATCGCAGATTACTTCCGTGAAAAAATTGGAATTTGCCGGAGCCAATAAGGTGATCATGCCCGATAAGATAGGGGGGGACCATATGGCATCCTTGGTGGTAATGCCCAATCTGATCACATTTTTGGACCAACTGTCCATAGAAGGTGAGCATACAACAAATTTGGAAGAGGTGAGTATAGAGGACTTTACCAATCAAATGGATTGTCACTCGCTTCGGGATTTGGACTTAAGAAGAAAAACCGGTTGTACCATTATCGGTTACATAGACCCCAATGGAAATTACATCATCAACCCCGAGGCCGACTTGGTTTTACAGCCCAATAGTAAGGTGATCGTATTGGGCAGGCCCGAACAAATACGGAAATTAAATCAAATGTTTCAGATCGGATAG
- a CDS encoding rhodanese-like domain-containing protein codes for MSDLSQEEWAEQLENDNNAFILDVRTPEEVEDGYIPGSTNIDIYLGQEFVDELEKLDKSKNYYVYCRSGNRSGQACAIMNSLGFENAYNLEGGFMNWDGDVEE; via the coding sequence ATGTCAGATCTATCACAAGAAGAATGGGCGGAACAGTTGGAAAATGATAACAACGCCTTTATTTTGGATGTACGTACCCCTGAAGAAGTTGAAGACGGATATATTCCGGGATCAACGAACATCGATATTTATTTGGGACAAGAATTTGTCGACGAACTGGAAAAGTTGGACAAGTCCAAAAATTATTATGTGTATTGCCGGTCGGGGAACCGTAGCGGACAGGCCTGTGCCATAATGAACAGCCTTGGGTTTGAAAATGCCTATAATCTGGAAGGTGGTTTTATGAACTGGGACGGCGATGTAGAAGAGTAG
- the hpf gene encoding ribosome hibernation-promoting factor, HPF/YfiA family translates to MKVNAQSVNFTADGKLIDFVQKRMDKLELFYDKVIESDVYLKVENTSAKENKIVEIMVFVPRDKIMVKKQCKSFEEAVDSACSSLERQLVKKKEKLRANA, encoded by the coding sequence ATGAAAGTAAACGCACAATCGGTAAATTTTACAGCTGATGGTAAACTCATCGACTTTGTCCAAAAGCGAATGGACAAGTTGGAATTGTTTTATGACAAGGTCATCGAATCGGATGTTTATTTAAAAGTGGAAAACACAAGTGCAAAGGAGAATAAGATAGTGGAAATCATGGTGTTCGTACCTCGCGACAAAATCATGGTGAAAAAGCAATGTAAGTCTTTTGAAGAGGCCGTGGATTCGGCCTGTAGTTCCTTGGAAAGACAGCTGGTTAAAAAGAAGGAGAAGTTAAGGGCGAATGCTTGA
- a CDS encoding thioredoxin family protein, protein MKKIKILGWSALLLIFVASFAMGFKVAAEHNLDDGYEVGDVAADFSLKNVDGNMVSLSDFDNAKGFLVIFTCNTCPYAKAYEDRIIALDAKYKPQGVPVIAINPNDPSAKPGDSFAKMKERANEKGFTFPYLFDEGQKVYPQYGATRTPHVFLLEKTASGNMVKYIGAIDDNYQDASQVEEAYVENAVDAMLAGNEINPATTKAIGCGIK, encoded by the coding sequence ATGAAAAAAATTAAGATTTTAGGATGGTCCGCATTGCTGTTGATTTTTGTGGCATCTTTCGCCATGGGATTCAAAGTGGCGGCCGAACATAATTTGGATGATGGTTACGAAGTCGGCGATGTCGCTGCCGATTTTTCGTTGAAAAACGTGGACGGGAATATGGTCTCGCTATCGGACTTTGATAACGCCAAAGGTTTTTTGGTGATTTTCACCTGCAATACCTGCCCCTATGCGAAAGCGTATGAGGACCGCATTATTGCTTTGGATGCAAAATACAAGCCCCAAGGCGTTCCCGTAATCGCAATCAACCCCAACGATCCTAGTGCCAAACCCGGCGACAGTTTTGCCAAAATGAAAGAACGTGCGAACGAAAAAGGTTTTACATTTCCGTATCTGTTCGATGAGGGCCAAAAAGTGTATCCGCAATACGGGGCCACGCGTACCCCGCATGTTTTCTTGTTGGAGAAAACAGCATCGGGAAATATGGTAAAATATATTGGGGCCATCGACGACAATTATCAAGATGCATCACAAGTAGAGGAAGCATATGTGGAAAATGCCGTGGATGCAATGTTGGCGGGAAATGAAATCAATCCAGCAACAACAAAAGCTATTGGATGCGGTATAAAATAG
- a CDS encoding MarR family winged helix-turn-helix transcriptional regulator gives MNVEEIIKTSKKIPLEPRTVIHLELVHNRISEIMTGALKPFEVSMQQFNVLRILRGQQGNPANLSTINERMVTKMSNTTRLVDKLIAKGHVSRCICPSNRRKVEILITEQGLDALAQMDKALEKAHGTLLKNFDKKELEQLNQLLDKF, from the coding sequence ATGAATGTTGAAGAAATTATAAAAACCTCAAAAAAGATTCCCTTGGAACCCAGAACGGTCATTCACTTGGAATTGGTTCATAACAGAATCAGTGAAATCATGACAGGCGCCTTAAAGCCTTTTGAAGTTTCTATGCAACAATTTAATGTACTACGGATTTTGAGGGGGCAACAAGGAAACCCTGCCAACCTCTCCACCATCAATGAAAGAATGGTGACCAAAATGAGCAATACCACCCGGTTGGTGGACAAACTTATTGCCAAGGGACACGTAAGCCGTTGTATTTGCCCATCTAACCGGAGAAAGGTAGAAATTTTGATCACAGAACAGGGGTTGGATGCCTTGGCACAAATGGACAAAGCCCTGGAAAAGGCACATGGCACCCTCCTTAAGAACTTTGACAAAAAGGAACTGGAACAATTAAATCAACTATTGGATAAATTTT
- a CDS encoding PspC domain-containing protein, with the protein MSLFYNTLYYFQKRGFEVCGRIAERLGIRARVVRTSFIYLTFVTLGFGFALYLFIAFWLRIKDLIYTKRTSVFDL; encoded by the coding sequence ATGTCTTTGTTTTATAATACCCTTTATTACTTTCAAAAAAGAGGCTTTGAGGTTTGTGGCCGAATTGCGGAGCGTTTGGGCATACGGGCCCGTGTGGTGCGCACCAGTTTTATTTATTTAACTTTTGTTACTTTAGGTTTTGGATTTGCATTGTACTTGTTTATAGCCTTCTGGCTCCGGATTAAAGACTTGATCTATACCAAAAGAACATCCGTATTTGACCTGTAA
- a CDS encoding TlpA disulfide reductase family protein produces the protein MNKLFTGVWMMLILFGCAERKKEDKGGAEVAGKETVAMESDSSQDVKFPVYDFNGFEPMLHFDDDKTYVVNFWATWCKPCIAEMPHFEEINSKYKAKGVEVILVSLDMPNMWKSRLEPFVANKGIQSKVVILDDPKQNDWIPKVSEEWGGGIPATLIYNKDKRTFYERGFTYEELNNELNKFIN, from the coding sequence ATGAATAAGTTATTTACTGGAGTTTGGATGATGTTGATTCTTTTTGGATGTGCCGAAAGGAAGAAGGAGGACAAAGGAGGGGCCGAGGTTGCTGGCAAAGAAACGGTTGCGATGGAAAGCGATTCGAGCCAGGACGTGAAATTTCCGGTTTACGATTTCAATGGTTTTGAGCCCATGCTCCATTTTGATGATGACAAAACTTATGTGGTAAACTTCTGGGCCACATGGTGCAAGCCCTGCATTGCGGAGATGCCCCATTTTGAGGAGATCAATTCAAAATATAAAGCAAAAGGAGTGGAAGTGATCTTGGTGAGCTTGGACATGCCCAACATGTGGAAGAGCCGTTTGGAGCCCTTCGTGGCGAACAAGGGCATACAGTCCAAGGTGGTGATATTGGACGATCCCAAACAGAACGATTGGATTCCCAAAGTTTCTGAGGAGTGGGGCGGTGGTATTCCCGCTACCTTAATATATAATAAGGACAAGCGAACTTTTTACGAGCGTGGTTTCACGTACGAAGAACTGAACAACGAGTTGAACAAATTCATAAACTGA
- the rpsU gene encoding 30S ribosomal protein S21: MLIIPVKEGENIDRALKRFKRKFDRTGTMRQLRSRQQFTKPSVERRAQIQKAQYIQGLRDQEEV; the protein is encoded by the coding sequence ATGTTAATTATACCAGTAAAAGAAGGAGAAAATATCGATAGAGCTTTAAAGCGTTTCAAGCGTAAGTTCGACAGAACAGGTACCATGCGTCAGTTAAGATCAAGACAGCAGTTCACCAAACCTTCTGTAGAGCGTAGAGCGCAAATTCAAAAAGCACAGTACATTCAAGGTCTTAGGGACCAAGAAGAAGTATAG
- a CDS encoding acyl-CoA dehydrogenase family protein — translation MNDMYFTEEHNLFRESLKDFLQKEVVPHIEEWEESGKIDKAIWPKFGEMGFFGLMTPEAYSGLGLDLFYTVIFLEELQKINSGGFAAAMWAHQYLAMTYLNKLANDEQKKAYLEPSVLGNKIGCLGVSEPFGGSDVAAMRTTAEKKGDVYIVNGSKTFITNGVYGDYIILAAKTDKDAGNKGISMFIMDRHAKGVSASKLNKLGWRASDTAELAFDNVEVPASNLLGVENEGFGYIMEAFALERLVMGINAHARAEFALDYALQYMSEREAFGRSIDQFQALRHRLVDLYSDMLVCKQYNYATVAQMDKGVYVVKEATISKLKSTKMADEVIYNCLQFLGGYGYIEDYPMARLSRDSRLGPIGGGTSEILREILAKIIVDKKEYKKRS, via the coding sequence ATGAACGATATGTACTTCACGGAAGAGCATAACTTATTCCGCGAAAGTTTGAAGGATTTTTTACAGAAAGAAGTTGTTCCCCATATTGAGGAATGGGAGGAATCTGGCAAGATTGATAAGGCTATTTGGCCCAAGTTCGGGGAGATGGGCTTTTTTGGATTGATGACGCCCGAAGCATACTCTGGTTTGGGTCTAGACCTTTTTTATACCGTTATTTTTCTGGAAGAATTGCAAAAGATCAATTCGGGAGGTTTTGCAGCCGCCATGTGGGCGCACCAGTACCTTGCGATGACCTATTTGAACAAGTTGGCGAACGATGAACAGAAAAAAGCCTATTTGGAACCCAGTGTGCTGGGTAACAAAATTGGCTGTCTGGGCGTATCCGAACCTTTTGGGGGAAGTGATGTCGCCGCTATGCGCACCACTGCCGAAAAGAAAGGTGATGTTTATATTGTAAACGGTTCCAAGACTTTTATTACCAATGGGGTTTATGGCGACTATATAATTCTTGCCGCCAAAACCGATAAGGATGCAGGTAATAAGGGTATCAGTATGTTTATTATGGATAGGCATGCAAAGGGTGTCTCTGCCAGTAAGTTGAACAAGTTGGGTTGGCGTGCTTCCGATACGGCGGAGTTGGCCTTTGACAATGTTGAGGTTCCAGCGTCCAATTTATTGGGTGTGGAGAATGAGGGCTTTGGGTACATCATGGAGGCATTTGCCTTGGAGCGTTTGGTTATGGGCATAAATGCACATGCCAGAGCCGAATTTGCACTCGATTATGCCCTACAGTATATGTCCGAGCGAGAGGCGTTCGGTAGAAGTATTGACCAGTTCCAGGCCTTGCGCCACCGATTGGTGGACCTCTATTCGGATATGTTGGTGTGCAAGCAATATAATTATGCCACGGTAGCGCAAATGGATAAAGGAGTCTATGTGGTGAAGGAAGCGACCATTTCCAAATTGAAATCCACCAAAATGGCCGATGAGGTCATTTACAACTGTCTGCAATTTTTAGGAGGCTACGGATATATCGAGGATTATCCGATGGCCCGCTTGAGCCGGGATAGTAGATTGGGCCCCATTGGTGGGGGAACATCAGAAATCCTAAGGGAAATTTTGGCCAAGATCATTGTGGATAAGAAGGAGTACAAAAAGCGGTCGTAA
- a CDS encoding tyrosine-type recombinase/integrase — MSVSAFISYLRLEKNYSDHTIRAYQKDIEAFAQFCGAHHGEENIEGISYPLIRNWIVELSDSGISNRTINRKISSLQAYYKFLLKVGDITVSPLAKHRALKTSKKMEVPFSENEMETILSEIPFADDFEGVRDKLIIELLYTTGIRRAELVNLRINDVDFSAQVIKVLGKRNKERIIPILTSTMAQIKNYLAKRSELEKVTDSSFLILTKEGLKIYETLVYRTINKYFSLVSPKVKKSPHILRHTFATHLLNRGADLNSVKELLGHSSLASTQVYTHNSIAELKKVHQKAHPRNKK; from the coding sequence ATGTCAGTATCCGCTTTTATATCCTATTTAAGATTGGAGAAAAATTATTCCGATCATACCATAAGGGCATATCAAAAGGATATTGAGGCCTTTGCTCAATTCTGCGGAGCGCATCATGGAGAAGAAAATATTGAGGGGATTTCGTATCCATTGATAAGGAACTGGATCGTTGAGCTATCCGACAGCGGTATTTCAAATAGGACCATCAATAGAAAAATATCTTCTCTACAGGCTTATTACAAATTTTTATTGAAGGTCGGTGATATTACCGTTTCACCTTTGGCAAAGCACAGGGCGCTGAAAACAAGTAAAAAAATGGAGGTGCCTTTTTCCGAGAACGAAATGGAAACGATTCTGTCTGAAATACCTTTTGCTGATGATTTTGAGGGCGTACGGGATAAACTGATCATAGAATTATTGTACACCACCGGAATACGGAGAGCCGAATTGGTAAACTTGAGAATCAACGATGTGGATTTTTCGGCCCAGGTCATCAAAGTGTTGGGAAAGCGGAACAAGGAGCGCATTATTCCCATACTGACTTCGACCATGGCGCAGATTAAAAACTATTTGGCCAAGCGCTCGGAACTTGAAAAGGTGACTGATTCTTCCTTTCTAATATTAACAAAAGAAGGTCTTAAAATTTACGAAACACTTGTTTATCGAACTATAAATAAGTATTTTAGTTTAGTGTCCCCCAAGGTGAAAAAGAGTCCCCATATATTAAGGCACACCTTTGCAACGCACTTGCTGAACAGGGGGGCGGATTTAAATTCCGTTAAGGAACTATTGGGTCATTCCAGTTTGGCATCAACACAGGTGTACACGCACAACAGTATAGCCGAACTGAAAAAAGTACATCAAAAGGCCCATCCAAGAAACAAGAAATAA
- a CDS encoding ComEA family DNA-binding protein, with protein sequence MRKQSHFRFNKQERSGIFFLLLIVVVLQCGYYYVKANPSNLKSDFALNAVEQTKIDSLKKERFDKSQKIYPFNPNYLTDYKGYALGLSPVEFDRLFAFREQGKFVNSEKEFQAVTQVSDSLLNEISPYFKFPEWAGKSRTVKKIVSKPVTESTIKDLNTATAEDLKQVYGIGETLSERIIKFRDRLGGFLVNEQLYDVYGLEPDVVEKALLRFQVLEAPTVVKINVNKANTKELSRLVYINGSLASNIVEYRDKNGLFASLLELTQVDGFPSEKLDRIALYLSL encoded by the coding sequence ATGAGAAAACAATCCCACTTTCGGTTCAACAAGCAAGAGCGAAGTGGGATTTTCTTTTTGTTGTTGATCGTGGTCGTGCTTCAATGTGGGTATTACTATGTAAAAGCAAATCCATCCAATTTAAAAAGTGATTTTGCCCTCAATGCTGTCGAGCAGACCAAGATAGACAGTCTTAAAAAGGAGCGATTCGATAAATCCCAAAAAATATATCCCTTCAATCCAAATTATTTGACCGATTATAAAGGGTATGCATTGGGACTGTCCCCAGTTGAATTCGACCGGTTATTTGCTTTTAGGGAGCAAGGCAAGTTTGTGAATTCGGAAAAGGAATTCCAAGCAGTCACCCAAGTGTCAGATTCTTTATTGAACGAAATCTCGCCCTATTTTAAATTTCCCGAATGGGCCGGAAAAAGTCGAACGGTAAAGAAGATAGTTTCAAAGCCTGTAACCGAATCAACAATCAAAGATTTGAACACGGCAACCGCAGAAGATTTGAAACAAGTTTACGGTATTGGGGAAACATTGTCCGAGCGAATCATAAAATTCAGGGATAGGCTGGGCGGCTTTTTGGTGAACGAACAACTATACGATGTTTACGGACTGGAGCCGGATGTTGTGGAGAAAGCGTTGCTCAGGTTTCAAGTACTGGAAGCGCCTACGGTAGTCAAAATCAATGTTAACAAGGCAAATACAAAAGAGTTGTCCCGATTGGTCTATATAAATGGTTCATTGGCATCCAACATTGTGGAATATAGAGATAAAAATGGTTTATTTGCATCTTTACTGGAATTGACCCAAGTGGACGGATTCCCTTCGGAAAAGCTAGATAGAATAGCTTTATATTTGTCTTTATAA